A genomic region of Deltaproteobacteria bacterium contains the following coding sequences:
- a CDS encoding YggT family protein — MFVFANFLIAIAKILDILLTAYTWIIIAQAIISWVRPDPYNPIVRFLFSVTEPVLRPIRRRLPVSWGGFDFSPILVLLVIVFLQEFLIKSLIQLGLRM; from the coding sequence ATGTTCGTCTTTGCAAATTTTTTAATCGCCATTGCAAAAATCCTGGATATTCTGTTGACGGCCTATACCTGGATCATTATTGCCCAGGCTATTATTTCCTGGGTCCGACCGGATCCCTACAACCCCATTGTCCGGTTCCTTTTTTCCGTTACCGAGCCGGTTTTAAGACCCATCCGGCGCCGTTTGCCCGTCTCCTGGGGGGGATTTGATTTTTCACCTATTCTGGTTCTGCTGGTGATCGTCTTTTTGCAGGAATTCCTGATAAAAAGCCTGATTCAATTAGGTCTGCGGATGTGA
- a CDS encoding DUF167 domain-containing protein — translation MLFNLWVQPGARKTSWSGLHGQNLKLTVQSPPVEGAANQSCITFLAHWFGVRRSHVILLKGEKSRSKVFLVKGLTLDQCRSLIPGQHQDLP, via the coding sequence ATGCTCTTTAACCTCTGGGTTCAGCCAGGAGCCAGGAAAACAAGCTGGTCCGGTCTCCACGGACAAAATTTGAAGTTGACGGTCCAATCCCCTCCGGTCGAGGGGGCGGCCAATCAAAGCTGTATTACCTTTTTAGCCCACTGGTTCGGGGTTAGAAGGTCACACGTTATTCTTCTCAAAGGGGAAAAGTCTCGTTCGAAGGTATTTCTGGTGAAAGGTCTGACTTTAGATCAATGCCGGTCCCTTATTCCAGGCCAACATCAGGATCTGCCGTGA
- a CDS encoding radical SAM protein: MRLSPFFSPHFDWIQVELTTYCNAACIYCPRTAYKNSWVDLHLPLEFFMKLKPLLSKARHLHLQGWGEPFLHPDFFKMASLAKKAGLQISTTTNGMLLDQERSVRLIETGIDIIAFSLAGTDAQSNDAIRKGTRWSKVIKAIETLGKEKIKRARKEPAIHIAYLVLRSGLKELEKIPRLFAEMGVSQVVLSTLDFVASEELVSQTIRSSSLSEYQETESYFKSIVREGEKRGLSIHYYLPPFGREGLFCKENVQKAFCLAADGAVTPCVYTNLPVSGEFHYLPDGKRPYTRLSFGNIQEKSPLAIWARGTYKDFRHSFSGKGHPTACTGCPKLSRA, from the coding sequence ATGCGCCTCTCCCCCTTTTTCTCTCCTCATTTCGACTGGATACAGGTTGAACTGACCACTTATTGCAATGCCGCCTGTATTTATTGCCCCAGGACCGCCTACAAAAATTCCTGGGTCGATCTGCATTTGCCCCTCGAGTTTTTTATGAAATTAAAACCCCTTCTTTCAAAGGCCCGCCATCTGCATCTTCAAGGCTGGGGAGAACCTTTTTTGCATCCGGATTTTTTTAAAATGGCCTCTCTGGCCAAAAAAGCAGGCCTGCAAATAAGCACGACCACCAATGGGATGCTCTTGGACCAGGAGAGGAGCGTTCGCCTGATAGAAACGGGGATAGACATCATTGCCTTTTCTTTGGCCGGAACAGATGCCCAAAGTAATGATGCCATCCGAAAAGGCACAAGGTGGTCCAAAGTCATAAAAGCTATTGAAACCCTTGGAAAAGAAAAAATAAAAAGGGCCCGAAAGGAACCGGCTATCCATATAGCCTACCTGGTCCTCCGCTCGGGACTGAAAGAACTGGAAAAAATACCTCGTCTATTTGCAGAAATGGGGGTGAGCCAGGTGGTGCTGAGTACCCTTGATTTTGTGGCCTCCGAAGAACTGGTCTCCCAGACGATCCGATCTTCATCCCTTAGCGAATATCAGGAAACGGAATCCTATTTTAAGTCTATTGTGCGGGAAGGCGAAAAGAGAGGACTTTCGATTCATTACTACCTGCCCCCCTTTGGCCGGGAAGGGCTGTTTTGTAAAGAGAACGTCCAAAAGGCCTTCTGCCTGGCCGCTGATGGGGCTGTAACCCCTTGTGTTTATACCAACCTCCCGGTAAGCGGCGAATTCCATTACTTACCGGACGGGAAACGACCTTATACCCGATTGAGTTTCGGGAACATACAGGAAAAATCCCCGTTGGCTATTTGGGCCAGGGGCACTTACAAAGATTTCAGGCACTCCTTCTCCGGAAAAGGCCATCCGACTGCCTGCACCGGCTGCCCGAAGCTCAGCCGGGCATAG
- a CDS encoding universal stress protein: MKVLLAYDGSDASQKALKKAIEITSKEKGELVILSVTEPVCPVSITDKECSLFDSSLRTETKDLLDKIKGEVSKEPVQIKTVVKEGRPAEEIVKFAKDNKMDLVVIGSHGRHGAKKFFLGSVSLRVAEHAPCSVYIAR; encoded by the coding sequence ATGAAGGTCCTCTTGGCATACGACGGGTCAGATGCATCCCAAAAGGCCTTAAAAAAGGCCATTGAGATAACCTCCAAGGAGAAAGGTGAATTGGTGATCCTCTCCGTGACGGAACCGGTATGTCCGGTCAGTATTACGGATAAGGAATGTTCATTGTTCGACAGTTCTTTGAGAACTGAAACCAAGGATCTTTTGGATAAGATCAAAGGAGAAGTATCTAAGGAACCGGTTCAGATCAAGACGGTTGTAAAAGAAGGACGACCGGCAGAGGAGATCGTCAAATTTGCAAAGGACAACAAAATGGATCTGGTGGTCATTGGGTCCCACGGTAGACACGGGGCTAAAAAATTTTTCCTGGGTAGTGTTTCACTGAGGGTTGCCGAACATGCCCCCTGCTCCGTATATATCGCCAGATAA